TTTCAGAGTGATCCTCATAGATAAAAAGTATCCTGGCATTTCCTCTGGCATATATGATCTCTTTTGGTAAAACATCTGCAGATTGTAAATTTTCAGGATCGTATACAATATCATAACCATTTCCGAATCTATCCCTTACCTTATCCAAATAAAATGCGATAGGCACTCCATCGCTATCTAATCTGGAATTTGAACCTCCGGAAAAATTTTTGCCGTATTCATAAATAATCCCGTTTTTATCTCGGACCTTCCAAACGGAACCATCGAATTCAGCTTTGGAAAAACTTTCAAACTTGAACTTATAATTCCCATTTGTATCGAAAATCATCTCACCAAATTGAGAAGATGTGTATCCATCAGAAGATACAAAATGAACTCCCAAGTTTGGATTCTTTGAGATCTGAGGAAATCCACCCAAGGACCAACCTTTCCCTAAGATCCCTGAACCCGAACCGGAATATTGTATATTGATCGCAGGAACTATATCGCCGGTTCCTGGAGGAACTTGGATAGAAAGTGAAAACCCCGGTTTACCGTAAGAATTTACGCTAACGTCCGGAAATGGAAGAGGGATCTCGGTCTCTAATCCGAAGAATGTGGAGAAGAAGGAGTAAATCGGGCGCAGGGGATTCCAGGCTAAAAGCAGGATTGCACTACAAAATATAAGAATTACATAATATCTTCCGGTCTTAAACATTAGCTTGCCAAATCCTTCTGTAAATTTTCCGGATTTTTTTCCGGAAGGAATTAGCCGAGCTGTGAGCGATTCACCTAAAGGTGATTTTTATATCTAAGAGCACTTACACGTTTAAAATTTCCAATGTCAAACATAAATATCCCATTTTAGGATATTAAAGTCACAATATTCACATTCTTTTTTCAAATATCCTGAATTTGGATTCACGTTATTTGTATATTTTGGAATCCGGAATCCAGATTCCGCAAGAATTCTATCATTTAAAGAAAAATAAAAGATCACCAAAGGAACATACAATATTTAAAATATACTAAATTGGGATATTTTAATCGAATTCAAAATAATTTTCTTTCTTTTTACTCTAAGAAGTCACATCCCATCCATATAAGGCTCGGTCCTAATCTCTATTTCGACCTTCCTCATTTGAAATCTATTTATGTTTAAAAAGTTTATATTCGTTTTTTACGGGATCTTCTTCTTCCCTTATTATCTTTTCTCCTCAGAAATATTATTCAAGAATGGAGATGCTTTTATCGCGGAAGAAGTCTCGGAAGAAGCGGAATACATTCTTCTTTCCTGGAAGGATAAAAAATACAAAATCCCCAGGTTGGAACTCCAACGAATAGATCCCAGAAAGAAGGGACCTGATTCTTCATATCGATATTCGGAATTCAAACTAACCGACGGAACCCAGCTTAAAGGTATCTTGATCGAAAAGAAGGAGAACAAACTTATCTTAAAAACGGAACTTGGTTTTGTTGAATTAGAGAAAAGTAAAATTCCATCTCAAAATTTTGAGGAAATCTCTTCCGAGTCCCCTATACTCCCGGAGAAATACATATTAGAAACTTCTAAACAAAGAGAATGGAGGATCGGATTTTTCGGTTCCGGATATTATTCCTTGGGTGTATGGGCGCAGGCGTTTCCCCTCACATATGGAGGAGGTGCATTTTTAGAAAGAGATGCAAACTCTAAGTTTTGGTTCTATGGGCTCTCTTCCGAGGCATCTATCGGAAAGGGTAAAAACGGAAACCTAAGTGTATGGAGCCAATCTGCGTATTTTGGAAAATATTACGGAATATCTTCTCCTTATTGGCTGCTCGGATCCGGTTTCAGCAATACAGCCCGGTCCGGAGACGAAAAAACATCTGCGATCAATCCGGATCTAATTTTTGAATTCGGCTGGAATTGGCAGATTGAATCCGGATCTTCCATCCGAATAGGTATCCGTTCTCAATGTAGCATAGAAGAAGGTTCTAATTTTTGCAGATCCGGATTTAAGTTCTCTTGGGGGTTTTCTATATGAGAAGAATATATTCTGTTTTTATAATTTTCTTTCTAACCTTACATTTTTGTCTCTGCACAGCTTCCGGCCTCTCTGAAATTTTAGGAGAAGAATCTGCCAGGGCGGAATTTGCATTTGTAGCTAAATTAAGTCCGAATTCCGCAGTTTTTTCTTGGAATTGCTCGAAAGCCTCAAAAGGTACGATGTATACGAACGATGGGATCTTTCCTAACGTCCACTCTTCAAAAACTCATTTTTCAGAATGGAAAAACTTAAGTCCAAATACATCTTACAAAGTGATTTTAACCTGTGGATCACAAAAGTTAGAAGAAGGTAGTATTTTAGAATTTACCACTTGGATCTCGAATGATCCTCCAAAAACAAGAGGGATTTGGATCTTAGGAGGAATCGGGAATGACGGACTTCCGATCAGAGAAGTGGATCTATTCGATCCCGTGACGGATATTTGGTATTCTTCCATTACATATGTTCCAACTCCTCGGGCATTTGCCTCTATCGTTCATCATAAAAATAAAATATATGTGATCGGAGGAATGGAGAATGTATCCGGAACTTATGTTTCTTCTTCCAAGATAGAAGTGTATGATCCTTATGCGGATCTATGGGAAACAAAGGCTTCTTTGCCTTCCGGTTCTATCGGAGCGGTGGCAGGTTCCGTTGGAGATGAGATCTATATTCTCTCCGGATCTAATTCTACGGATATGACAAATGGCCCGGTATTTAATACAATTCTAAAGTTCTATCCGGAGCTTGGAACAAACGGTCAATGGATCTCTTTTTCTTCCGCATCTACGATATTCAGCAGAGTGGATATGTCAGGTTGCGCGATCAATGGTGTCATTTTTTATACTGGTGGTAGGACTTACAACAGCGGAAGCGCAAACTCAAGCACCGATGGTTTTGCTGCTTCTGCAAATACCACTACTTCTTTCAGCGAGCCTAGTTTGGGAGAATCCAAACATGGGGGAGGAGGAGTTTGTATTTTACCTTCTTCCCAAGATCTTTTTCCCGCAGACGGAGTTTACTTCGCAGTTGTAGGAGGTTCAACAGGTTCAGGAAATGTTTTCCAACCAGCGACTTCTATTATTCCAACAAATCGAACTGAGTTTTACCAATTAGGTTCTGGCTCCTTTTCTCTAGGCCCGAGTCTTCCTGCTTCTCTTTATTTTCCTGCAGCCCAAACTTCTTATGAGACTCGTAAAATTTTCTCTTTCGGCGGAGCTTCTTCCATTAATATTCCTGAAGATACTGTGTACTTTTTAGATTCCGGAAATCCATTGGGTTCTGCTTGGGTAACTCACACTTTGCCTATGCCTAGAAGAAGATATGCTCATAAAGCGGTTCGGATCGACAGATGAGATTACTGTTTTCGGAATCTGCAGTTTTTAGAATATTCGCATTTTGTATTCTTCTACTCTCTCCTTTATTTTTACTTTCAGAAGAAGATTCGTTAGAAGATAGATGGATTCAAGAAGGAAACATTCTATTGGAATCCGAACAATTTGAAGAAGCTGAGCTATTAGCTAATTCCATTTTAGAATCGGATCCCTCCAACTCTAAGGCAGAATTTATACTAACCCGGGCGTGGATCGGAATCGGCAAAGAAGAAAAGAAAAAAGGAGATTTCTTAAAAGCAAAAGAATATTTTGAAAAGGCCTACGAAAAATGGCCTCTGAATGAAAGTATCCGAAAGGAGCTTTCAGAGTTGAATGAGGCTCCTCGTCAGTATAAAAGATCGCTTGCGTCATTTAGAAACAATTCTATCTCACAAAGTGCATCCAATAAAAGCATAGAAGATCTAACGATTAGTATGAACGTTCTACGCTTAGAAATTGAAAAACTAAAAATCGAATTAGAAACAGAAAGATTAGAACGAACGAATGAAAACGGTTGGAATTGGACTTATTTACTTTTAGGAATACAAATCACAGTCTTATTTGCAATATTTAGAAAAATATAATATTCAGACCGGCCGGCGGAACTCTCTAAAATCTAAGCACTAAACGCAATTCCTCTTTCTGCTGCGATCTCTCTAGCAGTTTTACCGTCCTCTGTTTTTAGTTCCGGATCTGCACCTTTGTCCAATAGTAAAGAAACAATCTGTTCATTTCCTTGTCTTGAGGCTGCGATATGGAGCGGAGAAAAGCCGCCATCTTGCGTAAAATTAGGATCCGCACCATTTTCCAAAAGTAATGCAACGGCATCCGCTCTCCAAGAAGCAACAGCAGAATGTAATGCAGTATTACCGATCGATAATTTACTTTTGGATTTAGCGTTTATGTCCGCTCCCTTCTCCAACAAATATTGGATAATAGAAAGTCTTCCGAAGTGAGAAGCGAGATGTAAAGGGGTCCAACCGTCAGGACTATAAGAATGAACGATATTTGGATTGGAATCTACGAGTTCTTTAACACGATCTGAGTCTCCCAAAGCGGCCGCTTCGAATAGATTGAGCGGAATTCCTAAGGTAAGATATGAATTTACTATCTCCTCTTTGCCGTAATAGAGAGCGAATAGTACAGGAGTGATCCCTTCCGGATTTTGTTTAGAAGCAAGATCCGGATTTTCTCTCAATGAATAGATAACTTGGGCTTTATGACCGGTAGCGATCATTTGGAACATATCGGAACTCAAATGTTAGGCCTCCGAAAAACAACGAAGGATCATCCATTCTTTTAAGGCTTTGTCAATCCGGTTTCGACCTTACGTAAAGAATTCTATTGGAATTATTCTTTGAGCTGTATCAAGTCGAAAGGTTGGAGGTCCACGGAGATCGGTGCAGGAGTTAAAAGTCGATTGTCTCTCGTATCGAACATCGTAACGCCAGGCTGAGTGAATTGAGTATTAGAAACGTAAAGTATCTCGTCGTCCGCAAGCAGGATTGTGGTCAAACTCGCATCATAAGAAGAAGGGATAAAAAGTAAACTTGCCAGTTTCTGACCTGTGCTTGGATTAAATACTTGTAATGTTTTATTGAAAGAAGCATCCAGAACGCTTGCATAACCCAATTGTTCGTCTTTGATCTGTACTCCAAGTATATCCCCGCCCGCAGCAGTTTCCGGAAATAAAAAGCCCGAGCGAAAAGTCCGGGTGGAAAGACGAAATGCCA
The window above is part of the Leptospira hartskeerlii genome. Proteins encoded here:
- a CDS encoding ankyrin repeat domain-containing protein — protein: MFQMIATGHKAQVIYSLRENPDLASKQNPEGITPVLFALYYGKEEIVNSYLTLGIPLNLFEAAALGDSDRVKELVDSNPNIVHSYSPDGWTPLHLASHFGRLSIIQYLLEKGADINAKSKSKLSIGNTALHSAVASWRADAVALLLENGADPNFTQDGGFSPLHIAASRQGNEQIVSLLLDKGADPELKTEDGKTAREIAAERGIAFSA
- a CDS encoding tetratricopeptide repeat protein; this translates as MRLLFSESAVFRIFAFCILLLSPLFLLSEEDSLEDRWIQEGNILLESEQFEEAELLANSILESDPSNSKAEFILTRAWIGIGKEEKKKGDFLKAKEYFEKAYEKWPLNESIRKELSELNEAPRQYKRSLASFRNNSISQSASNKSIEDLTISMNVLRLEIEKLKIELETERLERTNENGWNWTYLLLGIQITVLFAIFRKI
- a CDS encoding LA_3334 family protein; the encoded protein is MFKKFIFVFYGIFFFPYYLFSSEILFKNGDAFIAEEVSEEAEYILLSWKDKKYKIPRLELQRIDPRKKGPDSSYRYSEFKLTDGTQLKGILIEKKENKLILKTELGFVELEKSKIPSQNFEEISSESPILPEKYILETSKQREWRIGFFGSGYYSLGVWAQAFPLTYGGGAFLERDANSKFWFYGLSSEASIGKGKNGNLSVWSQSAYFGKYYGISSPYWLLGSGFSNTARSGDEKTSAINPDLIFEFGWNWQIESGSSIRIGIRSQCSIEEGSNFCRSGFKFSWGFSI
- a CDS encoding Kelch repeat-containing protein, translated to MRRIYSVFIIFFLTLHFCLCTASGLSEILGEESARAEFAFVAKLSPNSAVFSWNCSKASKGTMYTNDGIFPNVHSSKTHFSEWKNLSPNTSYKVILTCGSQKLEEGSILEFTTWISNDPPKTRGIWILGGIGNDGLPIREVDLFDPVTDIWYSSITYVPTPRAFASIVHHKNKIYVIGGMENVSGTYVSSSKIEVYDPYADLWETKASLPSGSIGAVAGSVGDEIYILSGSNSTDMTNGPVFNTILKFYPELGTNGQWISFSSASTIFSRVDMSGCAINGVIFYTGGRTYNSGSANSSTDGFAASANTTTSFSEPSLGESKHGGGGVCILPSSQDLFPADGVYFAVVGGSTGSGNVFQPATSIIPTNRTEFYQLGSGSFSLGPSLPASLYFPAAQTSYETRKIFSFGGASSINIPEDTVYFLDSGNPLGSAWVTHTLPMPRRRYAHKAVRIDR